The DNA sequence GTCTTTAAATTCCTGAGCCTCGAACGTGAGCAGCTTATCCAGATTAGGGTCGTCCCCAGACGTCTGGCCTAAAAGAAAGACCGTTTTCACGATCAAACTTTCTCCGTAGACCTCCTCTTTTCCCCAGGTTTCTCGCACAGCCTGCCGCCTCTCAAAGTGTCCCGGGGTGGATTTGAGAGCGAAAAGGAGGATCTGCTTTGTGCCACTAACTGGGGCACACTTGTCAGGTTGGTCTATTATAATCGGAGGACTGCGACAGTCCATGCCTGCGAGGAACTCCTGGTAGAGTTCTGGGTAAGAGTTGAAGTCCTGTATGTTCATGCGGAGTGACTCCGTGGTTTGAGGCCTGCACCCAGTGTGCCTCGCTGGGTGTCCTCCGGTAATGGCCAGCTCTTTGACCAAGGAGTGAAACTTCCGGTTCCAGAAGGCACTGTTTTTTGGAATGTTTTTTATAAAGGCCTCAGAAATGGTGACCAGAGGAACAGCAGTGGTACTGAAGACCGGCTGTGTACTGCTCCTCTTCTCGCTGGTAGTGGCTGTAGTGGGGGCTCTAGCTGGACTAATGTTGGTAACTGAGGGTGTTTCCACTGCTTCTCTTCGACTGTGTGTAACTGGCATGTTGAgaaatgaatataatattacaaGCACAAAGCTGCTTACCAGAGCCATAGCAGTGAAAGTCTTTGTAAACCGTAAAGGCATAGTTTGTCTTCTGCTTTATTTAAGTCTTGTGTCGGGTGAATCTTTGTCCTTGCGCATTGTGGTCTTGAAACGATTCTCCATTAGGTAGAAGCTGCTTCTCAGCGTTGCCTCATTGCATTTCTGTGATGGGAAACCTAGGGTAAATAGGGGTTTTATCAAAGTTTGATCCTCTGGCAACTTGGAACACATGGAGTCCAGCTGGAGTTCaacctgttaaaaaaaaaatagatgaataaatatgtttatatctTAAAAGGGACATACGAATAAAtgcatattatatttataattattattaatattattgatgctattaatattattattccaTAGTGTTTCTACAGCGcccagagcccagagtagcaatgacagggaccatattctccctattacagctcagtgaaacctcacaatgattttaatgtaaaaatattacctagtgttgctttaaatagtTAAAACCTAAGTATAAagacagatttttttattataatatgatGTAGGGAAAGTATCACATTCATTTTAGATTCAGGTATATCCCTAGGCTTTTTAGAGCTAATCTCAGATAAAATCTACACCACAAATGAAATCCAAATTATGTAGAAATAGGAAACATTTGACCAAAGTAGTTTTGGCGTATTACAATACTGTACAATGCCAGTGTGAGGAATAGTTTTAAAAAACCCACaggaaaagtttaatttttgtacatttagacacacacacacacacacacacacacacacacacttaaagccAGGGTTTTTaatcaatattttttaaatatatactagTGACGAAATAATTATGATAATACCACTTTTAAAATGCTGAGAGGCACAACAACGTAGCATAAGCAATCAAAAATATCAACCATTTCTATTACCTACCCATCGTGTGTGTTATTATAAGAACTCTTAGAACGCAACCACAAATCCAGTTCAGCTAACACTGCAGGGCAGCAACtcttataaataatacaattataaataatcataaatagttaaaatcataatattaaagtactccctccctcactcccgCACTCTTTGTAATGCCTAGCAGCAACCCGTCTAATGAGTTTGGTTTTAAAGTTCAAATTTTCCTAATCTTGCTTCATTGTCTTTCATACTGGTATCCAATAAACAAAGAATGTGCTTGCATCCAGGCCGTTGTGCTAAACATAGTGTGACAGAAAGATCTCTAGTTAAAACTTGTTAAAAAGATAATGTATAAATGTTGAATGTAAATAATATAGTAGCATTTAAACAGGATAATTGCTCtcaaattgtgtttttatttttattttttttttgctgcttatccagttcagggtcgcggtgaatACAGAGCCAACTCGGAATCTGCTTTCAAATTGTGATTTTCATAATGAAACAATTTACGTTTATCCCAAAGAAAAATATCtctaaaataataactttactgTAGAAGGAATAAGACCtgcttaactttcaatggaagtcaatataaaaagattttattaaaagtgaagcatttgtattggtccattcattatgaaacaatgtgaaggacagctgctgttttcatatgatgtagtaaactaaatatagagattcatgcttttctttggacacacacacacatatatataaaatttttatataatttaaatattttgtaaaatatagtaTATAAACTATAgtaaatattgtgtttttttctacCTCTCTACCACTATTTGCACTACTGCTTCTACAGTCTCATTGTTTCATGTATAATTAAGGTGCACTAGGCTTTTGAAAGTAAATCCTTTGttcttaaaacaaacatttcttCCATAATAAAATAGAAACAGTTCGCAGATGATTGTAGGTTTATATTGACCATATTTTAGCTCACTGGCTAATTTACAATGAGCATGTGGAGGACTGGAGCCCTGTCCAGCGTGTATCCTGCATTGagaccagtgattctgggtaggttccagaGGCACATCGACCCTCATTAGGATGAAGTAGTTACTGGAGATGAATGAAagatgaatacattttaaagatgaATGACAAAATGTGGACTGAATACTCAGCTAAGCTAATACAGGAAACACGTGCTGTGTCCTAGTTACGTTTTAATGGGGTCTCATATCATTAGCTGTCACTTATCTCTTCATTTAACAGCTTCCGTGTTTGactttgtctttattttttttcatgcatcaaatttaaaaaaaagttccaGTTAATGAGTCAGGAGCAAATATCAGGTGTTTGAAAAAGTGGAGTTGAGAAAAAATCCTGATTGGGACTGCCTTAGCGCCTGACACAGTTTCTATATAAGAACAGAGGGTCTCTGCTGACACCGCTGTTTGTTCCCCCCTACGGAAACAACAACTGTGCTGTGGCTTGATGTGGTTGTGTTCTGACGTTGTTTGAAGACTTTCTGAAGCTGCAGGGcatttgtaatttttaaacaaatacatttagtTCCCTTTTTCTTGACAGTTTATATTTCCGTTCTCATGCCAATGTTGTAGCATAAATAAATAGACATATGTAAAGATAGACGACTGAGACATACGTTG is a window from the Hoplias malabaricus isolate fHopMal1 chromosome 11, fHopMal1.hap1, whole genome shotgun sequence genome containing:
- the b3gnt2l gene encoding N-acetyllactosaminide beta-1,3-N-acetylglucosaminyltransferase 2, which translates into the protein MPLRFTKTFTAMALVSSFVLVILYSFLNMPVTHSRREAVETPSVTNISPARAPTTATTSEKRSSTQPVFSTTAVPLVTISEAFIKNIPKNSAFWNRKFHSLVKELAITGGHPARHTGCRPQTTESLRMNIQDFNSYPELYQEFLAGMDCRSPPIIIDQPDKCAPVSGTKQILLFALKSTPGHFERRQAVRETWGKEEVYGESLIVKTVFLLGQTSGDDPNLDKLLTFEAQEFKDLLLWDFQDSFYNLTLKEHVFFKWALYRCPNVSFIFKGDDDVFANTPAIFNYLQSLDADKASKLYTGQIISDASPLRDVKIKYYVPESFYEGPYPSYAGGGGFLFSGQLLKSVYLISQYIPFFPIDDVYTGMCFKALGIAPEKHIGFQTFDIREQDRENACVHKGLLLVHRRNPQQTKRLWRNIHSPLLTC